In a genomic window of Microbacterium amylolyticum:
- the glf gene encoding UDP-galactopyranose mutase, with the protein MDTDLLVVGSGFFGLTIAERAANAGRKVTVIERRAHIGGNAYSEAEPETGIEVHRYGAHLFHTSNETVWEYVNRFTSFTNYVHRVYTNHNGVVYPMPVNLGTINQFFHAAYSPAEARAIIKQQAGEFDVKTAQNFEEKGIALVGRPLFEAFFRDYTAKQWQTDPHKLSGDIISRLPVRFTYDNRYFNDTYEGLPTDGYTAWLERMADHPNITVKLETDFFDPSQPFNKAAVVGQVPVIYTGPVDTYFENSEGALSWRTLDFEEEVLNVGDFQGTPVMNYPDAGTPFTRIHEFKHFHPERADRYPTEKTVIMREFSRFAEQGDEPYYPVNTPEDRERLMAYRELQQGEKDVHFGGRLGTYKYLDMHMAIGSALSMWRNEFGGSDN; encoded by the coding sequence ATGGACACCGATCTTCTTGTCGTAGGCTCTGGCTTCTTCGGCCTCACGATTGCTGAGCGCGCGGCGAACGCCGGACGCAAGGTCACCGTGATCGAGCGCCGCGCGCACATCGGCGGAAACGCTTACAGCGAGGCAGAGCCTGAAACGGGCATTGAAGTGCACCGCTACGGTGCACACCTGTTCCACACATCGAACGAGACAGTGTGGGAGTACGTCAACCGCTTCACGAGCTTCACGAACTACGTGCACCGCGTGTACACGAACCACAACGGTGTTGTGTACCCCATGCCCGTCAACCTTGGAACGATCAACCAATTCTTCCACGCGGCATACTCGCCCGCCGAGGCACGCGCGATCATCAAGCAGCAGGCTGGGGAGTTCGACGTCAAGACGGCGCAGAACTTCGAGGAGAAGGGCATCGCTCTCGTCGGACGTCCTCTGTTTGAGGCGTTCTTCCGCGACTACACCGCGAAGCAGTGGCAGACGGATCCGCACAAGCTTTCGGGCGACATCATCAGTCGTCTGCCCGTGCGTTTCACCTATGACAACCGCTACTTCAACGACACCTACGAGGGGCTGCCAACCGACGGCTACACCGCGTGGCTTGAACGCATGGCTGACCACCCGAACATTACGGTCAAGCTTGAGACCGACTTCTTCGATCCGTCGCAGCCGTTCAACAAAGCGGCCGTTGTCGGTCAGGTCCCCGTGATCTACACGGGCCCCGTCGACACCTACTTCGAGAACAGCGAGGGCGCACTCAGCTGGCGTACGCTCGACTTCGAAGAAGAGGTTCTGAACGTTGGTGACTTTCAGGGCACGCCCGTCATGAACTACCCGGATGCCGGAACGCCGTTTACGCGCATCCACGAGTTCAAGCACTTCCACCCTGAGCGCGCCGACAGGTACCCGACCGAAAAAACCGTCATCATGCGCGAGTTCTCGCGCTTTGCCGAGCAGGGCGACGAGCCGTACTACCCCGTCAACACACCCGAAGACCGCGAGCGCCTGATGGCGTACCGCGAGCTGCAGCAGGGCGAGAAAGACGTGCACTTCGGTGGGCGCCTCGGCACCTACAAGTACCTCGACATGCACATGGCCATTGGGTCAGCGCTGTCGATGTGGCGCAACGAGTTCGGCGGCAGTGACAACTAA
- a CDS encoding DUF6541 family protein, protein MSWWNATPAVFCAVLVVLGPGLFATWRLRAGVLARFGIAALVSVCSWGAAATIFGVVGVPFSPWQVLLPLIIAATLSEIVRRAFPSFEIGPLHARWWIVATAWAIGATIIFFVAFRGVPDPDRISQTYDNVFHLAATAAILDGDSGSPFGFRSLIETGVDGLRYYPSGWHLLTSATAILSGESVAVAFNAVWLVVATAVWLPGVAWLTQVMVAGRLAESAAIAALPLGAATGAFPYALLAWGTIYPTFLAHALLPGAAALTIASIRSVLAGQRRRPGIAMASVAILLSIGALGVSHPRVLPSWALVGALFLTWMLARRFLCGVRRGGTSRRRAIMSLVVTGSAVLVAFGGALTYAIVALGLFTEPLADRLDGPQARAVQTVWQGILQIVGQRSLTAGTEPVTVWAPLLGTAVLAGIAIAVRLRRARWLVAGFVVTAAMFVLAAGSDGDIAKLLTGIWYKDRFRLQATVAVFVVPIAALGVAGVSRNFRARRGDRSGVVLSLGMAAIVAVVSGASLSMTGTSQAIADVFHQPERRADWEIVSDKQVAFMQQQVAQIVPEGERVLGNPWDGSALTQLYAQREPVFPHVNGQWDADRLTVAWHLDEIEGNPEVCAALQRLSVTYVLYNPHEFGGGDPAGNHFPGPHEAVENGRFTEVATDGESVLYRIDVCG, encoded by the coding sequence GTGAGCTGGTGGAACGCGACGCCAGCGGTTTTCTGCGCCGTGCTTGTCGTTTTGGGTCCCGGACTCTTCGCAACGTGGCGCCTGCGGGCCGGGGTGTTGGCCCGGTTCGGCATCGCCGCGTTGGTGAGCGTGTGTTCGTGGGGTGCCGCCGCGACGATCTTTGGGGTCGTGGGTGTGCCCTTTTCCCCCTGGCAGGTGCTCCTCCCGCTCATCATCGCGGCGACGTTGAGTGAAATCGTGCGACGGGCGTTCCCCTCGTTCGAAATTGGCCCGCTTCATGCGCGATGGTGGATAGTCGCAACAGCCTGGGCGATCGGCGCTACGATCATTTTCTTCGTTGCATTCCGTGGGGTTCCGGATCCCGATCGCATCTCGCAGACGTACGACAATGTGTTTCACCTCGCAGCTACTGCGGCGATCCTGGACGGAGACTCGGGATCGCCCTTTGGGTTCCGGTCCCTCATCGAGACGGGCGTGGATGGGCTTCGGTATTACCCGTCGGGTTGGCATCTCCTCACCTCAGCGACTGCGATACTTTCTGGAGAGTCCGTCGCCGTGGCGTTCAACGCGGTGTGGCTGGTGGTTGCGACAGCCGTCTGGTTGCCAGGAGTTGCTTGGCTGACGCAGGTGATGGTCGCTGGGAGACTTGCGGAGAGCGCGGCAATTGCGGCGCTGCCCCTCGGCGCGGCAACAGGGGCATTTCCCTATGCGCTTCTCGCCTGGGGGACGATCTATCCGACGTTTCTCGCGCATGCGCTGCTCCCCGGGGCGGCAGCATTGACGATTGCCTCCATCCGAAGCGTTCTTGCTGGGCAGCGGCGACGGCCGGGTATCGCGATGGCTTCGGTCGCCATACTGTTGTCGATCGGGGCGCTGGGGGTTTCCCACCCGCGCGTGCTTCCCAGCTGGGCGCTTGTCGGAGCACTTTTCCTGACATGGATGCTGGCACGTCGCTTCCTATGTGGCGTGCGGCGCGGGGGAACATCGCGACGACGGGCAATCATGTCGCTCGTGGTTACCGGGTCGGCCGTGCTGGTGGCGTTCGGGGGAGCGCTGACATACGCGATCGTTGCGCTCGGCCTGTTCACCGAGCCACTGGCAGATCGACTGGACGGGCCGCAAGCCCGTGCTGTTCAGACCGTATGGCAGGGCATTTTGCAGATCGTGGGGCAGCGGTCGCTCACGGCAGGAACAGAGCCCGTCACAGTTTGGGCGCCGCTGCTCGGGACGGCCGTTCTCGCTGGTATTGCTATCGCGGTGCGCTTGCGCCGCGCCCGATGGCTCGTCGCTGGTTTCGTCGTGACGGCCGCCATGTTCGTTTTAGCCGCGGGGTCGGACGGGGACATCGCCAAACTTCTCACCGGAATCTGGTACAAGGATCGCTTCCGGCTCCAAGCCACCGTCGCCGTCTTTGTCGTGCCGATTGCGGCGTTGGGAGTTGCCGGTGTGAGCCGGAACTTCCGCGCGCGACGCGGTGATCGGTCAGGGGTAGTTCTTTCACTGGGCATGGCCGCCATCGTCGCGGTGGTGTCGGGCGCATCGCTGAGCATGACCGGAACATCGCAGGCCATCGCGGATGTATTCCATCAACCGGAGAGACGCGCTGACTGGGAGATTGTGTCTGACAAACAAGTGGCGTTCATGCAGCAGCAGGTGGCGCAGATCGTTCCTGAAGGCGAGCGGGTCTTGGGAAACCCATGGGATGGTTCGGCCTTGACTCAGTTGTATGCCCAGCGTGAGCCCGTGTTCCCGCACGTCAACGGACAGTGGGACGCTGACCGGTTGACCGTGGCCTGGCATCTCGATGAGATCGAAGGAAACCCTGAGGTATGTGCCGCGCTGCAGCGTCTATCCGTGACATATGTTCTGTACAACCCGCACGAGTTCGGTGGCGGAGATCCCGCGGGCAATCACTTCCCTGGACCGCATGAGGCGGTGGAGAACGGACGTTTCACGGAGGTTGCGACTGACGGTGAGTCCGTCCTCTATCGCATCGACGTCTGCGGTTGA
- a CDS encoding glycosyltransferase, whose translation MRSGHQVLVFPAYRDNPFLNLLQLSAVADGFTADRARNYEELILKARGLEPGDVFHLHWTNPILQQAPDAATARARLREFSALLDELRASEVGVVWTIHNRLPHELAFRDIEIDLSRLIAQKATRIHVMAPHTPEAVAEVMTLDPEKTVVIPHPSYEGIYETGITRADARQSFSLDDERAVLFLGQIRPYKGVDSLIRAIGDAAASLSDPQLALLLGGVVKEMPRDEFIASLPTEVKTTAHLEFVDDSDLARWFRAADVAVFPYRAILNSGSLHLAATFEVPVILPADPHLVTQFGDEAWVAFFDPENPRESIAELLADPHLFRDVTSASFAEFLSPITPWNIARQYRDLLSEISVAGRKRSLSA comes from the coding sequence ATGCGTTCCGGCCATCAGGTGCTCGTTTTTCCCGCGTACCGCGACAACCCCTTCCTCAATTTGTTGCAGCTCTCGGCAGTTGCCGATGGCTTCACAGCCGACCGCGCCCGCAACTACGAAGAACTGATACTCAAAGCACGTGGTCTCGAGCCTGGCGACGTGTTCCACTTGCACTGGACCAATCCGATCCTGCAACAGGCTCCCGACGCGGCCACGGCGCGCGCGCGACTACGCGAGTTTTCCGCGCTCCTCGACGAGCTTCGTGCCTCCGAGGTCGGTGTCGTGTGGACGATTCACAACCGACTCCCCCACGAGCTAGCTTTTCGCGACATTGAGATCGACCTCTCGCGCCTCATCGCCCAGAAGGCCACACGCATCCACGTCATGGCGCCCCACACTCCGGAAGCGGTTGCGGAGGTCATGACGCTCGACCCTGAGAAGACCGTCGTGATCCCCCATCCCAGCTACGAGGGGATCTATGAAACCGGGATCACACGCGCCGATGCCCGCCAGAGTTTCTCGCTCGACGACGAGCGAGCCGTCCTCTTCCTCGGTCAGATCCGTCCTTATAAAGGGGTCGACAGCCTCATTCGGGCGATCGGGGACGCCGCCGCGAGCCTCTCTGATCCCCAGCTCGCGCTCTTGCTCGGCGGAGTCGTCAAAGAAATGCCTCGCGACGAGTTCATCGCTTCTCTGCCTACCGAGGTCAAGACAACAGCGCATCTCGAGTTCGTGGACGACAGCGATCTTGCGCGCTGGTTCCGTGCCGCCGATGTTGCCGTTTTTCCGTATCGGGCGATCCTCAACTCCGGCAGCCTGCACCTCGCAGCGACGTTCGAGGTTCCCGTGATCCTGCCTGCTGATCCGCACCTCGTTACTCAATTCGGTGACGAGGCTTGGGTCGCTTTCTTCGACCCGGAGAACCCGCGCGAATCCATCGCTGAGCTGTTGGCGGATCCGCATCTGTTCCGAGATGTAACGTCCGCGTCGTTTGCCGAGTTCCTCTCGCCCATCACTCCCTGGAACATTGCGCGCCAGTACCGTGATCTCCTCTCCGAGATCTCCGTCGCAGGTCGAAAGCGGTCGCTTAGCGCCTGA
- a CDS encoding glycosyltransferase family 2 protein — MSDVSLTGALPLLSVVIPTHNVRPWMRQTFDSILSQRGDDMEVIVVDDRSTDGTREFAEQYALDDPRVSVISAASPGGGSARNAGAQRARGRYLIFADGDDLIPDGAYTALVESLERSDSDMAVGDYIKFRAIDTWRPTATMAAFSRPATGVTLRDEPTLLQSRPCWNRAFRRDFWKREGIEFPDVLRSNDIVPMVRALSAAESIDIIEDCVYVYRERPGIGSMTAKAGSATSLLSYLDQESECARMIARIGDEQLSRTYAYLVYDRDGWVAVQRYLLAWDGPSENDDVVAEAMTILIGLAPQAPARVTPLRRLALELVARGEFAAAHVVARVHGGDIQVASDHDRERIIDAWRQLMAVIPDMRPLAGREHHMLVERLARRLALPCPFELAQERRALLAEATEVLGERVRLFAADSWSEPADDEETIALRERVSGRIDAVRGGGLVVIEGTSALGEGEVRPALFDGEGSLIHASAQIIEPQSVTWSAGADGRSNWTAAFSSRSLPMHRPLTPLLVGPNEQALVVTAVPGGPLLPEYTSRDTFLYDVSERVVVIRRRRHWLPRAFRRALWIARDRLRGILRR; from the coding sequence ATGTCAGACGTCTCGCTCACAGGAGCTCTCCCGCTGCTTTCCGTCGTTATTCCGACACACAACGTTCGGCCGTGGATGCGTCAGACGTTCGATTCCATTCTGAGCCAGCGCGGTGATGACATGGAGGTCATCGTCGTGGACGACCGTTCAACCGATGGCACTCGTGAGTTCGCAGAGCAGTACGCCCTCGACGACCCTCGTGTGTCCGTCATTAGTGCAGCGTCGCCCGGCGGCGGTTCCGCGCGAAACGCGGGTGCGCAACGTGCGCGTGGCCGTTACCTCATCTTTGCGGATGGCGACGATCTGATTCCCGATGGCGCCTATACGGCGCTTGTGGAGAGTCTGGAACGATCCGATTCCGACATGGCTGTGGGGGACTACATCAAGTTCCGCGCGATTGACACGTGGCGCCCGACGGCAACGATGGCAGCCTTTTCGCGGCCGGCAACCGGGGTCACGCTGCGGGACGAGCCCACGCTCTTGCAGTCACGGCCCTGCTGGAATAGGGCATTCCGTCGAGACTTTTGGAAACGTGAGGGCATTGAGTTCCCTGACGTTCTGCGCTCGAATGACATTGTTCCGATGGTTCGCGCTCTGTCAGCAGCCGAGTCGATCGACATCATCGAAGACTGCGTGTATGTGTATCGCGAGAGACCAGGAATCGGGTCGATGACCGCGAAAGCGGGTTCAGCGACGTCACTTCTCAGCTATCTCGATCAGGAGTCGGAGTGTGCGCGCATGATCGCGCGCATCGGCGATGAACAGCTCTCCCGCACCTACGCTTACCTCGTGTACGACCGCGATGGTTGGGTCGCGGTCCAACGGTATCTCTTGGCATGGGATGGACCGAGCGAGAACGATGACGTGGTCGCCGAGGCCATGACCATTCTCATTGGGCTTGCCCCGCAGGCACCTGCTCGTGTCACTCCATTGCGGCGACTTGCCCTTGAACTTGTCGCTCGCGGCGAATTTGCCGCGGCTCACGTTGTTGCTCGTGTGCACGGAGGCGATATCCAGGTGGCAAGCGACCATGATCGAGAGCGCATTATCGATGCTTGGCGCCAGTTGATGGCTGTCATCCCCGATATGCGACCGCTCGCGGGACGTGAGCACCACATGCTGGTGGAGCGCCTTGCGAGGCGTCTCGCGTTGCCCTGCCCATTTGAGCTCGCTCAGGAGCGCAGGGCGCTCCTCGCGGAAGCCACCGAGGTTCTGGGCGAACGTGTGAGGCTCTTTGCCGCAGATAGCTGGTCGGAACCTGCAGACGATGAGGAAACGATCGCACTGCGCGAGCGAGTATCGGGAAGGATCGATGCCGTGCGCGGCGGCGGTCTCGTTGTCATTGAGGGGACAAGCGCACTCGGCGAAGGGGAGGTGCGTCCCGCCCTCTTCGACGGTGAAGGCTCTCTTATTCACGCGTCAGCACAGATTATCGAGCCTCAGAGCGTGACGTGGTCGGCTGGCGCGGACGGGCGCTCGAACTGGACGGCGGCGTTCTCATCGCGCAGCTTACCGATGCATCGCCCGCTTACTCCTCTGCTTGTGGGGCCGAACGAGCAGGCTCTCGTTGTCACAGCAGTTCCGGGAGGGCCACTCCTTCCCGAATACACGTCGCGCGATACGTTCCTGTACGACGTGTCGGAGCGTGTCGTCGTGATTCGACGCCGGAGGCACTGGCTTCCTCGCGCATTCCGTAGAGCGCTGTGGATCGCGCGGGACCGCTTGCGCGGAATCCTCAGGCGCTAA
- a CDS encoding UDP-glucose dehydrogenase family protein, which translates to MKLSVIGCGYLGAVHAASMASLGHTVVGIDVDEIKIAKLSAGEAPFHEPGFSDILRAGLDSGRLTFSTDFANAADADVHFIGVGTPQRKDSAGADLTYVDASIDSLVPHLKPGSLVAGKSTVPVGTAARLAEIVKPTGARLAWNPEFLREGFAVKDTVDPDRLVYGVDEATRDADVAILDSVYASILDRETPRLVMDYATAELVKISANSFLATKISFINAMAEIAEVTGADVTMLADAIGHDARIGRRFLNAGVGFGGGCLPKDIRAFTARAEELGRGESLAFLKQVDEINLRRRQHVVDLVVDSFDGIVHNHRVAVLGLAFKPDSDDIRDSPALDVAVRLNGLGADVISYDPEAMANAARMHPQLSFADSMEQALEGAEAVVVVTEWKQFKSLDPVETAAKVARAVVFDGRNIFNPEAWRAAGWAYTGMGR; encoded by the coding sequence ATGAAGCTGAGCGTGATCGGATGCGGCTACCTCGGTGCCGTGCATGCTGCCTCGATGGCGTCCCTCGGCCACACCGTGGTCGGCATCGACGTTGACGAGATCAAGATTGCAAAGCTGTCCGCGGGTGAGGCACCGTTCCACGAGCCCGGCTTCTCGGACATCCTGCGCGCCGGCCTTGACTCTGGTCGCCTGACTTTCTCGACCGACTTCGCCAACGCGGCTGACGCCGATGTTCACTTCATTGGCGTCGGAACCCCGCAGCGGAAGGATAGCGCGGGCGCAGACCTCACCTACGTCGACGCGTCGATCGATTCACTCGTTCCGCACCTCAAGCCTGGGTCGCTCGTCGCCGGAAAGTCGACGGTTCCCGTCGGGACGGCCGCACGCCTTGCCGAGATCGTGAAGCCCACGGGCGCCCGCCTCGCTTGGAATCCCGAGTTCCTGCGCGAGGGCTTCGCTGTCAAGGACACCGTCGACCCCGACCGCCTCGTGTACGGCGTCGACGAAGCAACGCGCGATGCTGACGTCGCTATTCTCGACTCGGTATACGCATCGATTCTCGATCGTGAGACGCCCCGTCTCGTCATGGACTACGCAACGGCAGAGCTCGTGAAGATCTCAGCGAACTCCTTCCTCGCCACCAAGATCAGCTTCATCAATGCCATGGCAGAGATCGCCGAGGTTACGGGCGCCGACGTCACGATGCTCGCAGACGCGATCGGCCACGATGCCCGCATCGGACGCCGTTTCCTCAACGCCGGTGTCGGTTTCGGCGGCGGGTGCCTTCCCAAAGACATCCGCGCGTTCACAGCCCGCGCAGAGGAGCTGGGTCGTGGAGAGTCGCTCGCATTCCTGAAGCAGGTCGACGAGATCAACCTGCGCCGCCGCCAGCATGTCGTCGATCTCGTCGTCGATTCGTTCGACGGCATTGTTCACAACCACCGCGTCGCCGTTCTCGGCCTAGCCTTCAAGCCCGACAGCGACGACATCCGCGACTCCCCTGCACTCGACGTCGCAGTTCGCCTCAACGGGCTGGGCGCCGACGTCATCTCGTACGACCCTGAGGCGATGGCGAACGCCGCGCGCATGCACCCGCAGCTGAGCTTCGCTGACTCGATGGAACAGGCGCTCGAGGGCGCAGAAGCCGTCGTCGTCGTGACCGAGTGGAAGCAGTTCAAGTCCCTTGACCCCGTCGAGACGGCCGCGAAGGTCGCGCGCGCCGTGGTGTTCGACGGACGCAACATCTTTAACCCCGAGGCGTGGAGGGCCGCCGGCTGGGCCTACACAGGAATGGGTCGATAA
- a CDS encoding glycosyltransferase family 2 protein, which yields MTEPRVAVVVRTKNRPDLLERALRSITSQTLAEWECIIVNDGGDRDPVEALVSVLPPHQREQVRIIHHETPRGRWISANAGVLAATAPLLVLHDDDDTWHPEFLDRAASYLEREDNTHRGGVVSRIEIVWEEQTERGFVETGRDIFQPQLTAPTLSDALLFNRFVPIGFVYRRSIHQELGLYDESLPVVGDWNFALKVLTRGPLEYLGPVPYAYWHQRPGQGGNSGNSVIEAREDHRRVDAQIRDAALREYVQQHGIGLPLYLTKFIDQRLVDVESRLVAEVERYSLPERAGRTIKKLFGRG from the coding sequence ATGACCGAGCCGCGCGTCGCCGTCGTCGTTCGCACGAAGAATCGTCCCGACCTTCTCGAGCGCGCTCTGCGGAGTATCACCTCTCAGACGCTCGCGGAGTGGGAGTGCATCATCGTCAACGACGGTGGCGACCGCGACCCCGTCGAAGCGCTCGTATCGGTCCTGCCGCCCCACCAGCGTGAACAGGTGCGCATCATCCACCACGAAACGCCTCGTGGACGCTGGATCAGCGCAAATGCCGGAGTGCTTGCGGCAACGGCTCCGCTTCTCGTCTTGCATGATGATGACGACACGTGGCACCCCGAGTTCCTGGATCGAGCCGCGTCCTATCTCGAACGGGAAGATAACACCCATCGCGGCGGTGTTGTCTCCCGCATCGAGATCGTCTGGGAAGAACAGACCGAGCGCGGTTTCGTCGAGACGGGGCGTGATATCTTCCAGCCCCAGCTGACTGCCCCGACCCTCAGCGACGCGCTGCTGTTTAATCGGTTTGTCCCCATTGGATTCGTCTATCGCCGTAGCATCCACCAAGAGCTCGGCCTCTATGACGAATCGCTGCCCGTGGTTGGCGATTGGAACTTCGCCCTGAAGGTGCTGACGCGAGGACCTCTCGAATACCTCGGCCCGGTCCCCTATGCCTACTGGCATCAGCGCCCTGGGCAGGGCGGAAACTCCGGCAACAGCGTGATCGAGGCACGTGAGGATCACCGTCGTGTCGACGCGCAGATCCGCGACGCGGCACTGCGCGAGTATGTGCAGCAACACGGAATTGGTTTGCCGCTGTACCTCACGAAGTTTATTGACCAACGCCTCGTTGACGTCGAAAGTCGCCTCGTTGCGGAAGTTGAACGCTATAGCCTTCCCGAGCGAGCCGGCCGCACCATCAAGAAGCTGTTCGGCCGCGGCTGA
- a CDS encoding acyltransferase family protein, which produces MSSEKGLSFPIAAPLTPRYVARPTKQPGAFRPEIEGLRSVAFLLVAVFHIWFNRVSGGVDVFFTVAGFLITVSLLSQIRRFGRVRPGIFFGRLALRLLPAAAVVLTAVMLAIWFLLPYPSWRDSFTEVFASATYWENWYLARNAIDYLAIDTMRSPVQHFWAMSIQGQFYVIWAVVFTMVLLIAKSTGTRMKRVAFWTIVVLVAVSFAWSVFQTDANQQFAYFSTATRVWEFGAGALLALVIDRLRIPAVLGALLSWTAFALIASLGFLLPVADMFPGWIALIPVLSAVVIIATGRTQSRWGATQLLASKPLVWLGRLGYGVYLWHWPLLIFTLEYQGVQQASLVTGAGIIAASLALAWLTNVFVERPLLRVRDGGRGLGRRLSLAASVTAIAALAATSLTATWNLDRASDSEETVIQARLGDACFGALALADPERCARRTGTTVVPADPTHDLAPIFREPCSTRWDESDVRLCTWGDENADTKIVLIGNSHAAVWFPALLYVAEQHGWRLDTYYRQSCTFNTAYREERRAITAETCLEWNEKLQVELAQGPHYDYVLTSALALNRAYIDSETGEQSFEAGVAGFHEAWQPLIDRGSTILAVRDYPRLVGESRTCALEKFLDDCVVSQDEALIDENEETIAVAARTVNGATVIDMTEWFCSDGECPTTIGDVRVYRDHAHFTETYGHTLGEPLLQELQRQAGLPSPNQ; this is translated from the coding sequence ATGTCGTCCGAAAAGGGATTGTCCTTCCCGATCGCCGCTCCGCTCACCCCTCGCTATGTAGCGCGGCCCACGAAGCAACCTGGCGCATTCCGACCCGAGATCGAGGGTCTTCGCTCGGTCGCCTTCTTGCTGGTGGCGGTGTTCCACATCTGGTTCAACCGGGTGTCGGGCGGCGTCGACGTTTTCTTTACTGTCGCGGGCTTTCTCATAACGGTCAGTCTTCTCAGCCAGATTCGTCGCTTCGGACGGGTGCGCCCGGGGATCTTCTTCGGTCGCCTCGCGCTACGCCTACTCCCCGCTGCCGCCGTTGTTCTCACCGCGGTGATGCTTGCGATCTGGTTCTTGCTGCCCTACCCCTCGTGGCGTGACAGCTTCACAGAAGTGTTTGCGTCGGCGACGTATTGGGAGAACTGGTACCTCGCCAGGAACGCGATCGATTACCTCGCGATCGACACGATGCGTTCGCCTGTGCAGCACTTCTGGGCGATGTCGATCCAGGGGCAGTTCTACGTCATATGGGCCGTCGTCTTCACAATGGTGTTGCTGATCGCGAAGAGCACGGGAACACGGATGAAGCGGGTCGCGTTCTGGACAATCGTGGTGCTTGTGGCCGTGTCGTTCGCGTGGTCGGTTTTCCAAACCGACGCGAATCAACAGTTCGCATACTTCTCCACAGCGACACGCGTGTGGGAGTTCGGCGCCGGAGCGTTGCTTGCGCTCGTTATCGATCGACTTCGGATCCCCGCCGTGCTTGGCGCGTTGTTGTCGTGGACGGCGTTCGCCCTCATCGCGTCTCTGGGATTCTTGCTACCCGTAGCGGACATGTTCCCCGGCTGGATCGCTCTCATTCCGGTGCTTTCCGCCGTCGTGATCATCGCAACCGGTCGTACCCAGTCTCGGTGGGGTGCGACGCAGTTGCTGGCATCGAAACCCCTTGTCTGGCTTGGTCGCCTCGGCTACGGGGTGTACTTGTGGCACTGGCCGCTACTGATCTTTACGCTCGAGTATCAGGGCGTGCAACAGGCGAGTCTGGTGACGGGGGCTGGCATCATCGCCGCGTCGCTGGCGTTAGCCTGGCTGACGAACGTATTCGTGGAACGGCCACTGTTGCGAGTGCGTGACGGCGGACGTGGCCTGGGGCGCCGCCTGTCGCTGGCAGCGTCAGTGACGGCGATCGCCGCGCTCGCGGCAACCTCGTTGACAGCTACATGGAATCTCGACCGGGCTAGCGACAGCGAAGAAACCGTAATTCAGGCACGTCTTGGTGATGCATGTTTTGGAGCGCTGGCCTTGGCAGATCCGGAGCGCTGCGCCAGGCGCACGGGAACAACGGTCGTCCCGGCTGATCCAACGCATGATCTCGCTCCGATCTTCCGAGAACCCTGTTCGACGCGCTGGGACGAAAGTGACGTGCGGCTGTGCACATGGGGCGACGAGAACGCTGACACCAAGATCGTTTTGATCGGCAACTCCCATGCAGCCGTGTGGTTTCCCGCGTTGCTGTACGTAGCGGAGCAGCATGGGTGGCGCCTCGACACCTACTATCGACAATCCTGCACCTTCAACACGGCCTACCGCGAGGAACGGCGTGCCATTACCGCTGAGACGTGTCTTGAGTGGAATGAGAAGCTACAGGTGGAGTTGGCGCAAGGGCCCCACTACGACTATGTGTTGACATCGGCGCTCGCATTGAACCGGGCATATATAGATTCCGAGACGGGCGAGCAGAGTTTTGAAGCGGGAGTCGCTGGATTCCACGAGGCATGGCAGCCGCTCATCGACCGCGGGTCGACGATTCTCGCTGTGCGGGACTACCCTCGTCTCGTCGGCGAGTCCCGAACGTGCGCGCTTGAGAAGTTCCTTGACGACTGTGTCGTGTCACAGGACGAGGCGTTGATCGATGAGAACGAGGAAACGATCGCCGTGGCTGCTCGAACGGTCAATGGTGCGACGGTGATCGACATGACAGAATGGTTCTGCTCGGACGGGGAGTGCCCAACGACGATCGGCGATGTGCGGGTGTATCGCGACCACGCCCACTTCACAGAAACATATGGGCACACGCTGGGAGAGCCGCTACTGCAGGAACTTCAGCGGCAGGCAGGTCTTCCCTCGCCGAACCAGTGA